GCGAGGTATTCCGCCTGATGGGCCTGATCAAGGAACCGATGATCATTGCCTTTTCTACCGCCAGCAGTGAAGCGTCTTATCCCAAGACCATAGAGCAACTTGAAAAGTTCGGCGTCAGCAGCAAGATCACCGGCTTTGTGCTGCCATTGGGTTATTCCTTCAATCTCGATGGTTCCATGGTGTATCAGGCCTTTGCCGTAATGTTCATCGCCCAGGCGTATGGCATAGAGATGAGCCTGTCGCAGCAGATCACCATCCTGCTGGTGCTGATGGTATCGAGCAAGGGCATGGCTGGTGTATCCCGCGCATCACTCGTGGTAGTGGCGGCAGTGCTGCCCATGTTCAACCTGCCAGAAGCTGGCCTCTTGCTGATCATGGGCGTAGATCAGTTCCTCGACATGGGGCGCACTGCCACCAATGTACTGGGCAACAGCATTGCCACCTCAGTGGTGGCGAAATGGGAAGAAGGCAAGGAGCCCGTTGCCAGTGGTGTGCCGGCGAATGAGGCTTATGAGGAGCATGAACCAGTGTTGGCGAGGGCGGCGAATAGTTAAGGTAGCGAAATATTGGTTGTGCTTGCAGGGATGGCGCGCGTGAGTGTGCTGTCCTTTTTTTAGGGTGCGCCGTGCGCACCTTTGAATCAGGATCAAAACATGGAAATGAAAATTTCGCTTGAGATATACTAAATTTTTAAAAATCACGCGACATGCGACATGATGAACAAAATAAGGGCCATGAGCTGGATCAACGAAGTCTGCGGTGCAGGCTGGCTGCCATTGGTAGAAGACGTATTTGATCAATTACCTGCAGATGTACAGGTAGAGCAAGTCTATCAAAAATATGGTTCCTTGCGTTTTGACCTTATTCCTCGCAGGTGTGCGTTTGCCTCTTACGTTAAGAGTATAGAAGAACGTAGCTTGAGCATGTGTGAAATATGCGGAGAGCCAGGTACAGAAAAGATTGTCGATTCTTGGGTCAGGACGCGATGTGAAATCCATAGTTAACAATATTTGCTTGCGTAAAACGAGCAGGCGGTTTTTGTAGGGTGCGCCGTGCGCACCAGCTCATGGTCTAGGCAATACGAATACACGCTAATGCAGCGGTGCGCACAGCGCACCCTACTCGTGATCGGCGTTTTGCACAGGCTTTTGCTGCCACGCCAGAATGCCACCCACCAGCAGCGTCAGGCCAGAGAATATCAGGCCACGTTCCAGCCCGCCCTGGCCGTCGGCTATCCAGCCCACGATGGTGGGGCCGACAATCTGGCCCAGCGCAAATACGGTGGTGAAGGCGCTGATGCCTGCTGACCAGGCTTCTGGCCTGGCGTTGTGCCGCACCAGTGCGGTGGTGGATGCAACGGCGGACAAGAACACCGCACCAAACAAAATGCCGGACGCAAACACGGCAAAGACATTGCTGCTCAGTGCGGGCAGCAAGGCCGCGACACCCGCCAGCGCAGTCAATATCGCGAGCGACTGGCCGCCCTTGTAGCGGTCCAGCATGCCTGCCCAGATGCGTGATGAAGCCAGCACGGCCAGCCCCAGCAGGGAATAAAAGCCAGTGATGGCTGGCGCTGGCATGCCCTGTTCTTTCAACAGCGCGACGACAAAGGTCATATAACCTATATAGCCGGCACCAAACATGAAATAACCTGCCAGACCAAAGCCAAACGCCTTGATGCTGAACGCACTTTTGGCACCAGCCTGCCCTGGCAAATCCTGTATCGCCCTGATGGGCAGGCTCATGACTATGGTTGCCAGCAGGCAGGCAGCGCCCATCGCCAGCCACGGCCATTGCCAGGCATGTTCGACATGCTGCGCCTGTGCAGCAGCCAAGGTGGCAGGTACCAGCAAGGCAGACAGGGTAATGCCAAAACCAGTGCCACCGTAATAAAGGCCTATCAATAAACCTGCCCGTGCCGCATGCAAGCCACCAAGGCGCGAAATCAATACGCCACCCGCAATAAAAATCAGTGCGCTCGATATGCCCGCGAGTATGCGTTGCAACAGCAAAAACCCGGTGGCAGTGACCATGCCGGACACCAGCATGAATATGCCCGTCAGCACCGCGCCGCCAGTCAACAGGCTATGCGCACGATAGCGCCGCATCAGCAGGGGCGTAATCAGTGCACCTAAAAAATAGCCGAGGGCATTGCCGGTATTCATCACCCCGGCCAGCAGGTAAGACCAGCCTAGGTCGGCGCGCATGGGTGGCAGCAGCAGGCCGTAAGAAAAGCGCGACAGGCCCAGTGCAATTGCCGCCCCCAGCGACAGTGCCAGGGCAGTCAGGACGGGGCGTTGTGCGGGGAAATGACTGAACAGCCTGGGCATGGTGATAGTGGTCATGGTAAGCAATTCAAGTAAGGTTGCTGGCAGCCAGGCAACAAGTTTTAGCTTCCTGCGATAAAATGGCTGTGAGTATAGTCCTGCCCCCCATTTTATAGACAAGCCTACCAACTACAAACGCAATTTACACATGTGTCGTATGAACTAAATTCATGAGTAACCCGCTACTCCACCTGCCGCCGCTGGATGCCATCCGTGGTTTTGTTGCCGTCGCCCGGCGCATGAGCATCACCGTTGCGGCAGAAGACCTGTGTCTGACGCAATCTGCCGTCAGCCGCCAGATACAAAGCCTGGAAGAACATCTGGGCAGCAAACTGCTGATACGCAAGCACCGCGCCATCGCCCTGACCCCGGCGGGTGAACAATTGCTAAAACTGGCCTCGCCGTGGCTGGATCAACTCGCTGAATTTTCAGCTTCGCAGCGGCAACAGTTGCAGTCGCGCCCGGTCACCATGACATCGGCAGTCAGCGTGACTGGCTTGTGGATTTTGCCCATGCTCGGTGCTTTTCAGGCGGCGCATCCCAATATCGATGTGCGGGTATCTGCCGACAACCGCATGCTGGACCTGAAGAAAGAAGGTCTGGACATGGCGATACGCTATGCCCGCGCGGCGGATGTGCCAGCGCAGGCGATCAGGCTGTTTGGTGAAAAAATCATGCCGGTAGCCTGCCCCGCCATCGCCGCCCGCGCCTTTGGCGAGCCTGAGGGCTTGCTCAGGGAAGTCTTGCTCGAACTTGATGAACGCGCCCTGCCCTGGCTGCGCTGGTCAGACTGGCTGAGCGCCACCGGCCTGCTCAGCATCAAACCCGACGCCAAACCCAAGGCCTACCTGCACCTGAACCAGTACGACCAGGTCATCCACGCCGCGCTTGAAGGCCATGGCATAGCCCTGGGCCGCGCCGCACTGCTGCAACCCATGCTCAAGGATGGCCGCCTGGTAGCCCTCGAAGACCCGCGCCTGGGCAACAGCGACTATGCCTACTGGCTCATCGTTGAATCCACTACACCACGCGCTGATGTACAGGTGTTCAGGGACTGGATTATTGCAGCAGCAAAGCAAGCGGATCAAACAGCTGAAAGCTCGGCGGACGCCTGAGACCAGGGCATTGATCTGCGCTGAACTGCACCATCACCGTGACGTAGGGCCCATTGCAATGCCCTACCTCTGCATGGTGCGATTTTTCTGTAGGGTGCGTTTCAACGCACCAAATCGCCAATAATCAACAACGTGAAGAAAGACGGTGCGTCAAGACGCACCCTACGGGCTGTTTTGGTTGCAGGCAGGAATTTGAGAGCGTAAGATATCTTTCAGAAGATAAGCGGCCAGGATCATAATGAAAAAAGCAAGAGCATCTTTTTGGGAACAGTCTGCAGGCTTTTATCTTGGCGCTGGCTTCGTCGGAGAAATACCGTTGACACTGTTTTTGAAAATGGACATCAGCCGCCAATTTCTCGACAGGTACGTCGATTGGCCACCACCAGTTTGGTTAGTAATGATGCTGGCGCTAGTCGCTTACGTTTTTACATGCTGGGCAAGCTATCAATTAGGGTTTGGGGAATGAAATTTTTCCAGACAGATGTCGCCGCAAATATGGCGAATATCTGGTGTGGTTTTTCTGTAGGGTGCATTTCAACGCACCAAATCACCAATAATCAACAACGTGAAGAAAAACGGTACGTCAAGACGCACCCTACTGGCTACGGGCTAGGTGCGATTGCGCCCCGTCGATTACATTGGCGCCCCAGGTTTGTCACTGAGATATCTGTCCTCTTCCGCAAAAACTGACTTTTTTAATGCCCGCCAGCTTATAAACTCTACTACCATCAGCAGAGCCAGCAGGACAACCTGCGTACCGGGTCGCCAGGGGGAGAAAGCAGACGCGATGATGAGAAGCGGAAGCGCAGTCAATTCTGCCCTGCTCCTGTACGGAATAGTCCGGTCCCTTAGAAAAGCCTGACAATGTGGGCATTGCGGCTTATAAGATTGTGGCCGGTACCATTTCACATTGGGCGGCCATAGTCCAGTGCCAACCTGGTCAAAACGGCAGGCGCAATCCGGGCAGCGGTACTTGCCGGTATGCTGTGCCGTGTTTGGTGCTAAAAATTCTGGTTCGCAATGTGGGCAAACCATATTCGGCGTAGCCAGACGAGCGCCGCAATTGGCACATTGAGTTACGCTATCGTTCATGAACTCTGGGCTCTGTTTTATTAAATAGGGATGGATCAAGTTCGAAGTGCCGTCGGTACGATTAGCGCAGCGTAATCGTACGTATGTTCGGCCAGAAAATTACAGAAACACATCAAGCTGCCCTGTTCTGAACTGCCGGAAGAAAAAGATTTTACTCTACAATTTCCCGAGAAAACAAACTTCGAGAAAAGCAGAATTTTGCTGACATGCGTGCGATTACGCTGAGCCAAGAGCCTGGAAAAAATCTGTGCCATGCACAACGCATACATGCGGCGCATTGCAATCCGCCCCACGGCGATGGCCTTGATACACAGCATGAGCATTTTGCAGGGTGCGCCGTGCGCACCGGCTCAGCTCCTTATCAATATTGACGTACAGCATCTATTGCTGCGCACGGCGCACCCCGCCCCCCTCATTGATGTCTTTCAAAGTTTTTTAAAAATATTTAAAAAGAAGTGTAAGTAATCTGAAATCCGTCCGACTGATGCTTAAGTTCTGCTTGTTGATGCTTACAGCAAGGCAAGCAAAGGACTTGGTTTGACTTTCAATCATGTTTCAAAAGTCGTTGGCAGTATTTAGAACTCATTTCATAAATAGGATGAGTGCGAACAAGACGATTTGGGATGCAGTGCAAGGCGTGGTCCGCTGCTAAGGCTCCTGCCTTAGCGAGGGCCACAACGCCGCAATGCGCCCAAATCGTCAGTTCCCGGAGGGTTTACCTCATAGCGCGTGCTGGACAGCGTTGGACTCGTTATCAATAGGCAAAGCTATTGACTGCCTCGTCCGCCTTGCCAGCCCACGCTATGAGGCAAACGCATCTCACCCTATTTATGAAATGAGTTCTAATTACCTTCACTTATTTTATATTTTACGGAGAACACATCATGAAAAAATCTATCCAAACTGGCGCCCTGATCGCTGCTGCTGCCGCTACTCTGGCTTTGTCTGGTTTTGCTGTTGCTGCTACAAGCACCATCAGCGCCGGTGACAAGGTACATTGTGCTGGCATCAATAGCTGCAAAGGTACTAGCGACTGCAAAACAGCAGAAAACGCATGCAAAGGCCAAAATTCTTGCAAAGGCCATGGTTTTGTAGCAACTGCTGCTGGTCAATGCCTGGCCAAAGGCGGCAAGATCATTGATCTGGATAAATAATCCAGCTTAATCGATGAAATGCGCTGGCCGACTCTCAGGCTGGCGCATTTTCTGTTTTCACTCCATATATCTTCATCATGACAAATCCCCTCACCTCTTCCAGCTTTGGCCTGGGTTTGCGTACCGACCATTATCTGTCCATACTGGCCGATAAACCGGCAGTCGATTGGTTCGAGATTTTGTCTGAAAACTATATGGTGCCCGGTGGTAAGCCGCTGGCGATGCTCGATGCCATACGCGCTGATTACCCTGTCGTCATGCATGGCGTATCGATGTCCATCGGTACACCCGAAGGCCCGTCGGATGACTACCTGCGTGACTTGAAGAAGTTGATGGACAGAGTTGAACCGATGTGGGTATCTGACCATATCTGCTGGACGGGTGTGCATGGCAAGAATATGCATGACCTGTTCCCGCTACCGTATAACGAAGAAACCATCAAGCTCGTGGTCAACAATGTGCGTTGCGTGCAGGATGTGCTGGGGCGCAGGCTGGTGCTGGAGAATGTATCCAGCTATCTGCAATACAGCAGCGACAGCATGCCTGAGTGGGAATTTGTCGCGGCCATTGCAGAACAGGCTGACAGCATGATTTTGCTGGACGTGAATAATATCTATGTCAGCAGTATCAACCATGGCTTTGATGCGATGGACTATCTGCGCGGCATACCGCTGAACCGCGTGCAGCAAATCCACCTCGCAGGCCATAGCGACCACGGCACGCATATCGTTGATACCCATGACCAACCGATTGCCGACCCGGTGTGGGACTTGTATGCGCAGGCAATACGCCGCTTTGGTGCGGTGCCGAGCATGATAGAGCGCGATGACAATATCCCGCCGCTGGCCGAACTGGTGGCAGAGTTGGAGCAAGCTCGCCGTATTTGCGCTGACATACTTTCACCAGCTATCGCGGCATGAAGCTGACAAAAAAACGTGACGATGATGAATACCACGCAAACCCTGCAAACGGATTTCCAGCAATTTATTTTAGGCCAGCGTGATGCGCTCAGCATGCACAAGCACCTGGCCGAGACACCAGGCCTGGGGCGTGATGCCAGGCTGGATATTTATTACCAGGCTTACCGCCTGCGCCTGCGCGATGCCTTATCCGAGGCTTACGGCAAGACCCATGCTTATCTTGGTGATGATTTGTTTTCCCAGGCGTGCGCGACCTACATAGACGCCCACCCTTCGTCGTACCGCAATCTGCGCTGGTTTGGTGATGCATTTGCAGAGCAGTTGCGCACGCAGTTTGTCGAACACCCGCAAGTCGCCGAACTGGCACAGTTTGAATGGGCGCTGGGCCTGGCCTTTGATGCGCCTGATCACGCCATCCTGAGCCTGCCTGATCTGGCAAGCGTGCAAGACTGGGAAACCGTGGCTTTGCGCACCAGCGGCTCTTTGCAATTCATCCCCATGCAGTGGAACAGCGTGGCGATCTGGCTGGCCCTGAATGAAGACAGCGCCCCGCCCGATCCGGTATCAACACAGCAGGCAACGACCTGGATAGTCTGGCGCAAGCAGTTGCAGGCGCATTTCAGGTCCTTGAGCGCAGCAGAAGCGCAGGCGCTGGCGCAACTGGGTGCAGGCAGGCGCTTTGCCGATGTCTGTGAACAGGCGGCAGAAAATAATCCAGAGATCGCCGGTGAGATAGGCGGCTGGTTGCAGACCTGGGTGGTGGATGAAATGCTGGTGGAGGCGGTGGAGGCGTAACAGAATTGTTGCCATAGCCGTCATTTAAAAAAAACGATAGCAATCCAGTAGGGTGCGCCGTGCGCACCGCTGCATAGCCGTACATTAATATTGCCAGGACCATCAAACGGTGCGCACGGCGCACCCTACTTCTGACATCAGGCCGCCGCTCCCGCAAATCATCATCGCCGTATATGATGCTCTCTGAAGACCACTCACCACAGAGGCACAGAGACACAGAGAAAACCCAAAGAGATTGCTGAAAGATTTGTACAGGATACGGCCTGAGATCGGGTGGCACATACATGCCATATTCACGCGATGTGTCGTATGAACCTATGGTCCCGTTCACATAAATCTCCAACGCCGTGCATGACGCCCATATGCGGCGCATTGCAATGCGCCCTGCCATGATCTTCTTGCACGCATCGCCGTCAACCTGCCCCTACATCCCCCGCAGAAGCAAAGCCTGCAAGCAATATTCCCACAGAGAAATTTTGTCGTTTTGCAAAGCAGTGAAACAATTTGACACAATTCACGCGGCAATGTTCTAATCCATGCTTCGCTACGGCGACATCCCAGCCTAACTGCCTCACAGATCACCCATGACATTTGACCCGCCGAACCGGAACACCTCTGCTACTCCCTTCCCTGAGATCAATGTCAATGCAGGCACATTGAGTCTTGAAGAATGGGATGAGCCAGTCGCCAAAAAAGCAGCGCCTGCTGCTTCTACTTCTGCTCCTGCTTCTGCTGCTGCGCCACCGCCGCAATCGCAATCACCAACGCCGCCTAGCCAGCAAGAGCTGACGGGGCATGATATTTCTTACCTCAACCCCAAAGAATTTCGCAATGCCCATCTGGGGCTGGAGTTTTATGCGCCGGGTAGCTGGAGAGAGGTCAAGAACAGCCGCTCGCTGCATTTGCTGGACGCGGCCACAGGCACCAAACTCGAAGCAAATGGTTTTGCGCGCGAAGGCATCTCCATAGAAAAATGGGTGGGCATGCGCCTGCACATTGTCGATAAAGAGATGCCGCACTTCAAGCAGGTCGCCAAGCCCACTGTCATCAAGGGAGAGAACTGGGGCAGCCGCGTCCAGGGCATCGTGGCCGAATACAAGGGCATACAGCCTGGCGACACTGAAGAAAGCCATCTGCTGATCTGTTGCATGCGCACCGACAGCATGCTGGTTTCTATCGCCATTACGGCCAAGGCTTCGGTGTTTACCATCAAGCGGCCGGTATATAACTGGATTTTTAGTCGCAGCGATATGGTGATGCCCGTGGCTGCGGGCGCTGCCGCAGCAAAAAGCAGCGCGGCGGCCAGTGCAGGCAGCCGCAATGAGGGTGAGCGCAGCAATACCCTGGCAGACAGCGTATCGTCTGTGCAATACGCGTGCGCCGATGGCCATGACGTGGGCCGCCTTGCCATAGGCCAGCGCCTGTTGATATTGGGTATCTTGTTCTACTTTGTCCTGGCTGCCTGGGCAAAGAGTATGGACTTCTCCAGCCGCGTAGAAATACTGGGCTTATGCTGTCTGGGCCTGATGACCATCTTCTCCAGCCTGCTCGGTTTTTTCCGTTTGGCTGGTGGTTTTGGCTGGTCGGCTGTCAAGACGCTTTTCATGTTCATCCTGTCTTTTATACCGCTGGTGAATATCATCCTGATGGTGTCCTATAACATGAAGGCCACTGCGCGTATCAAGGAAGATGGTTACAGGGTCGGCTTTCTCGGTGCGCGTGAAGCGATACCGGATGATAACCATGACTTGCGCAATATCTTCCTGGTCAGCCTCGCCCTGACGGCATGTCTGTTTGCGGTGTCAGGCAAAATCATCAAGCCACCAAAAGAAGAGCCCGTCGCCGAGTTTTCACCGCCTGACAACCGCTATTCCATCAGCATGCCGGGCACGCCAATTGAACAAGAGGCGCCAGCGGCCGAAGGTGTGTTCAATAATCATACCTATTCCGTGACCTCTGGCAAGATACAGTATGCGATCACGTCTTTTGACCTCGCCGTCAGGCCCGCCGACCCCACCTATTTCCTGGATACGATCAAGGCAGGCATGGTAGGCCAGGGCAAGGGCAAGATCAGCGTCATCAACGAAAACAGCATACAGGTAGAGGGCAATGCCGGACGCAGCGTCACCCTGTCTGCCCCTGGCGCGGTGAAGAAGGTGGATTTCTTCCTCGTCGGAAAAACCGTATACATCATCGAAGCGGGCGCACCAAAGGAGATGGCCAATTCACCCAAGATTGCAGCGTTTTTTGAGTCTTTCCATACGAATTGAGTATCGCTGGCGCATTCCATCAACTGGGATGCGCCATATAGTCAAGGCTTAACATCGATAGCCATGTCGCGTCATTGAGTAGGGTGCGCCGTGCGCACCGGTGCATCGTCATAGGATTATCTTGCGGTAGTTGATACTGCTGTAGTTGATATTACTCTCGCCAGAGATCGGTGCGCACGGCGCACCCTGCGCCTCACCTCATACTGATCCTGCATCCTTCCAAAACTGATATCGCAGTAGCTCAGGCGATGTGCGTCCGGTAAAATACGCCCGGACATTCCCATCCTGACCAGGTCTTACCAGCAGATTACCCATGCCCACGACAGAAAAAGTCAGCATCAACCATCCACTTATCAGCATCGCCTTTTTCGCCAATTTGCTGCTGGTGCTGTATTGCGTCATCCGCTTCCTGGCGTATTTGTTCCGCCCCAACTATGCAAGCGCAGACATGTTGTCCATCATGATGTTCATGATACCGGTAGGCGTTTCTCTCAGGGCTTGCTCAGAGGGCAGCAGCAGACTCAGGCGCCTGCTTGCGGTGCTGCTGAATTTGCTGTTTTTGCTGATGGCAGTGAAAAGCATGTTCCCGGCCAAAAAAGTGCTTGAACCAATCAGCCTGTGGATCAGTATACCCTTTGCCCTGGGGTTTTTAATCAATGCCCTGGTATTGTGGAAAAAGGATGTGGTGCAGATCCGTACCGTCAATGACGAAGTTGAAGACGGTGAAGATGGTGAAGCTGGCAACAGCAGCGAGCAGGAAAGCCGCGAACACCACTGGACCATGACACGAGTCGTCTTGCCACGCCTGTTGCAGGGTGAGGGTGCCGCCAGTTTTGTTGCCAGCCTCAAGCAGGATGGCACTGCTATCGTCACCCGCATCTGGGTTAATTTTGGCAAAAGCAATATCAGCGACGCCAACAAGATCGTACCCTGCCGCGGTATCGCCGTGTTTACGGACAAAACCCCATCCGGCAAAGAGCTGATCACGATACAGATGCCCAGGGCCATCGCCAGAGGAGAAGCCCACTTCATGGCCATCGCCCCAGGCGACCAGGATTCTGGCTACCAGACCTTCAGCCTTGAATACAGCACCATGCCGCGCGGCGGCAAAGCCTTCACCATGCTGACTGGCATACAGGACGGCTGCCGCAGCAATTACGGCCTGGGGCCAGTGCCGGACAAGGATGCGTTTGTGAAAGCTGTCACTGCCCTGCTGGAAAAACCAGAACCACCCATGACGGCGATGAAAATGCCGTCGCTCTGAGCAATACAGGATGTAGGTACGATTAGCGCAAGCGTAATCGTACGCATGTCAGCGTTTGCCAGTCGTTAAGATTTCAATTTTTATGCATTGCTTTTCCGGGGAACAATATCTCATCGAGAAGGTATTCCATTCCGCGCAGTCTTTGAAAGACCGTAATTTCTCAGACATATCATGCGTACGATTACGCGCTGCTAATCGTACCTACGCGGACTACAAACCAAGGCTACTATGCGCAAGCAAATCAGAGATGAAGTTATTTCTATCACTCCCATCGACGCCATCGAGCGTGATGATATTTCTCGTTGCCTTGCATGGATAGACTCCGGAACTGATTTGTGCCGCGTAGCAAAGCCAGCCACGCCGCCCATGCATCTTGTATCCTATGTTGTCGTTGTAGATAACGGGCATGTCCTGCTGGTCGATCACAGGAATGCGCAGTTGTGGCTTCCACCAGGTGGCCATGTTGAGCCAGGAGAACACCCGCGTGTCACAGTCGATCGTGAATTGGAAGAGGAACTCGGCTTTGTCGCATCACATCCCATAGAGCCACCTCTATTCGTGACCATCACGACGACTGTTGGGCTCACGGCCGGACATACCGATGTTTCGCTATGGTACGTAGTACGCGCCAGCCGTCACCACAGCTTCAAATTTGACGAAGCTGAGTTTAGGGATGCACGCTGGTTTCCGTTTGACGAAGTTCCAATTGAGCGCACTGACCCGCATATGAAACGCTTCCTTACCAAGCTGGAAAATAACAAGCTCTTAGCGTCATGACGCAGGTTCAATTAGTGACGTAGGTACAATTAGCGCAAGCGTAATCGTACGCATGTCAGCGTTTGCCAGTCGTTAAGATTAAAAATTTTATGCATTGCTTTCCCGGGGAACGACATCTCATTGAGAAGGTAATTCATTCTGTTCAATCTTTGAAAAACCGTAATTTCGCAGACATATCATGCGTACGATTACGCGCTGCTAATCGTACCTAGGTGGGTTATATGCAATAGCCTGGTATCACCTGCAATCAGCCGGTTCCAGCATCACTTTCCAGGTTTCGCTGGAGAGGTCATTGAGTGAATGTGGTTGCGTTTTAAAGTTGTATTCGACCCTGGCCTTGGCTTTGTAAAACGGCTGCATATTCCCCTTGCAATAGGATGCGACCATCTCTTTTTTGAATTTCTCTTTCTGGCTGTCAGTCGCTTCAAACTTGAATGCTTCTGTGGCATACATGCGGGCCACGCGGTCAACGTACTCTGCCTTGTCGATACGGATACCGTTCTCCAGTGTCATCGGCAATTTTTGCTGCACCTTGTCAAATTGAGCTTTAATCTCTACATCATCGGATGCTGCCTTGATGTCGCCCTTGTTCATCGTATAGACAACCTTGGCCACAACGCCAAGTACCAGAAGCATGGATAAAAAACGAAACATGGTGCAAACCTTCCCGGGTTAAAGTGCCTGCGCATGCCTCTATCATGGCGCGCGGGCTTTTTGTTTTATGTGAATACAAACCTGCACGCATGGCCTTGCAGGTGCACATGCGTAGATGGACGTATCAGTTTTATGGTTTTTAATACGAGTATGAGAATGACGACAGGGAGCAAAATTACTGGCAAGCAATCGCAAACCCATCGCGCAAAACAGCGCGCATTTTATCAATGATTGTTGGGCAGAGGGAGACAATGTCCGGGCCTGGGGGCGTTTTTTGCTGCGCTTGACAGATTAGTCAAGCGCAGCAATTCCGGGCGATGCAAG
This is a stretch of genomic DNA from Undibacterium sp. KW1. It encodes these proteins:
- a CDS encoding YbfB/YjiJ family MFS transporter, producing MTTITMPRLFSHFPAQRPVLTALALSLGAAIALGLSRFSYGLLLPPMRADLGWSYLLAGVMNTGNALGYFLGALITPLLMRRYRAHSLLTGGAVLTGIFMLVSGMVTATGFLLLQRILAGISSALIFIAGGVLISRLGGLHAARAGLLIGLYYGGTGFGITLSALLVPATLAAAQAQHVEHAWQWPWLAMGAACLLATIVMSLPIRAIQDLPGQAGAKSAFSIKAFGFGLAGYFMFGAGYIGYMTFVVALLKEQGMPAPAITGFYSLLGLAVLASSRIWAGMLDRYKGGQSLAILTALAGVAALLPALSSNVFAVFASGILFGAVFLSAVASTTALVRHNARPEAWSAGISAFTTVFALGQIVGPTIVGWIADGQGGLERGLIFSGLTLLVGGILAWQQKPVQNADHE
- a CDS encoding LysR substrate-binding domain-containing protein, giving the protein MSNPLLHLPPLDAIRGFVAVARRMSITVAAEDLCLTQSAVSRQIQSLEEHLGSKLLIRKHRAIALTPAGEQLLKLASPWLDQLAEFSASQRQQLQSRPVTMTSAVSVTGLWILPMLGAFQAAHPNIDVRVSADNRMLDLKKEGLDMAIRYARAADVPAQAIRLFGEKIMPVACPAIAARAFGEPEGLLREVLLELDERALPWLRWSDWLSATGLLSIKPDAKPKAYLHLNQYDQVIHAALEGHGIALGRAALLQPMLKDGRLVALEDPRLGNSDYAYWLIVESTTPRADVQVFRDWIIAAAKQADQTAESSADA
- a CDS encoding DUF692 domain-containing protein, with the translated sequence MTNPLTSSSFGLGLRTDHYLSILADKPAVDWFEILSENYMVPGGKPLAMLDAIRADYPVVMHGVSMSIGTPEGPSDDYLRDLKKLMDRVEPMWVSDHICWTGVHGKNMHDLFPLPYNEETIKLVVNNVRCVQDVLGRRLVLENVSSYLQYSSDSMPEWEFVAAIAEQADSMILLDVNNIYVSSINHGFDAMDYLRGIPLNRVQQIHLAGHSDHGTHIVDTHDQPIADPVWDLYAQAIRRFGAVPSMIERDDNIPPLAELVAELEQARRICADILSPAIAA
- a CDS encoding DNA-binding domain-containing protein, with product MNTTQTLQTDFQQFILGQRDALSMHKHLAETPGLGRDARLDIYYQAYRLRLRDALSEAYGKTHAYLGDDLFSQACATYIDAHPSSYRNLRWFGDAFAEQLRTQFVEHPQVAELAQFEWALGLAFDAPDHAILSLPDLASVQDWETVALRTSGSLQFIPMQWNSVAIWLALNEDSAPPDPVSTQQATTWIVWRKQLQAHFRSLSAAEAQALAQLGAGRRFADVCEQAAENNPEIAGEIGGWLQTWVVDEMLVEAVEA
- a CDS encoding NUDIX hydrolase, with the protein product MHLVSYVVVVDNGHVLLVDHRNAQLWLPPGGHVEPGEHPRVTVDRELEEELGFVASHPIEPPLFVTITTTVGLTAGHTDVSLWYVVRASRHHSFKFDEAEFRDARWFPFDEVPIERTDPHMKRFLTKLENNKLLAS